Proteins from a genomic interval of Diaphorobacter sp. HDW4A:
- the lipB gene encoding lipoyl(octanoyl) transferase LipB: MQVRALGRVDYVDTALSMQQFTQSRTADTPDELWLCEHNPVFTQGIAGKADHLLHPGDIQIVQTNRGGQVTYHGPGQLIAYPLVDLRRAGYFVKEYVYRLEEAVIRTLMHFGVTGHRVAHAPGVYVRLDDPSGHGMLAQRPQKGLEKDDAQDFNGLGKIAALGIKVSQHCTYHGLALNVNMDLEPYTRINPCGYAGLRTVDLSTMGVTIPIDEAAHVLADQLQRRLAP; this comes from the coding sequence ATGCAGGTTCGCGCACTCGGGCGGGTCGACTATGTCGACACCGCCCTTTCCATGCAGCAATTCACCCAGAGCCGCACCGCCGACACCCCCGATGAGCTCTGGCTATGCGAGCACAACCCGGTGTTCACGCAGGGCATCGCCGGCAAGGCCGATCACCTGCTGCATCCGGGCGACATTCAGATTGTGCAGACCAACCGTGGCGGTCAGGTGACATACCACGGCCCCGGTCAGTTGATAGCCTACCCGCTTGTCGATCTGCGCCGCGCTGGCTATTTCGTCAAGGAATACGTCTACCGCCTGGAAGAGGCCGTGATCCGCACGCTGATGCATTTCGGCGTCACCGGGCACCGCGTCGCCCATGCGCCCGGCGTGTATGTGCGCCTTGATGATCCGAGCGGCCACGGCATGCTCGCGCAGCGCCCGCAGAAGGGTCTTGAGAAGGACGACGCGCAGGACTTCAACGGACTTGGGAAAATCGCCGCTCTGGGCATCAAGGTCTCGCAGCACTGCACCTACCATGGCTTGGCGCTGAACGTGAACATGGATCTGGAGCCCTACACCCGAATCAACCCGTGTGGTTACGCAGGGCTGCGAACGGTGGACCTCTCTACAATGGGCGTCACAATCCCCATTGATGAGGCGGCCCATGTGCTGGCAGACCAGCTGCAGCGCCGCCTTGCCCCCTGA
- the fusA gene encoding elongation factor G, giving the protein MNYPKNIRNIGIIAHVDAGKTTTSERILFYTGESHRMGEVHDGAAHMDFDPEERRRGITINSAATTVHWRDVQINLIDTPGHIDFNIEVGRALRVLDGAVVVLDGVAGVEPQTETNWRLADRHEVPRIAFVNKLDRTGADFERVVASMRERLGVQAVPVHLPIGAEAGFVGIVDLLRMRALTWVRDDASEPMQEGAVPVEMLAAAQAARARLLEAVVEQDDAALEAWLRGEEPSVEQLLQCIRLGVQRRAFVPVLAGSAFRNRGVETLLDAVVDWLPAPGEREGIASASVDAPLAALAFKVVADEHGSMVFVRLYAGRLRRGDTVLNTATGRMERAARLYEMHADKRIERDELVAGEIAEVVGFKDTLTGQTLSDPAHPVQLESIVVPEPVIHLALEPRTKADQQGLSRALHNMLREDPSLRLRQDEESGQTILSGMGELQLEVAVNKLRERYGVEVVVGRPQVAYRETIAVAAELSHVHKKQSGGPGQFAQLTLRVEPLERGAGVQFESRIVGGAIPREFIPAVEAGVRRAADAGPMAGYPAVDFRAVLLDGGFHERDSSAMVFELAAGHALRDAFLKAKPQLLEPVMAVEVITPAEYLGDVIGDLHRRRGQVRGHALRAGATVVDALVPLKEMFGYIGTLRALSSGRAQYSMQFDGYQVAPQAVAEMAAA; this is encoded by the coding sequence ATGAACTACCCGAAAAACATCCGCAACATCGGCATCATTGCCCACGTCGACGCGGGCAAGACCACCACCAGCGAACGCATTCTCTTCTACACGGGCGAGAGCCATCGCATGGGCGAAGTGCACGATGGCGCGGCCCACATGGACTTCGATCCCGAGGAGCGGCGTCGCGGCATCACCATCAATAGCGCGGCGACCACTGTGCATTGGCGCGATGTGCAGATCAACCTGATCGACACGCCCGGCCACATCGACTTCAACATCGAGGTTGGTCGTGCGCTGCGCGTGCTCGACGGCGCGGTCGTCGTGCTCGATGGTGTCGCGGGCGTGGAGCCACAAACCGAAACCAACTGGCGTCTTGCCGACCGGCACGAGGTGCCGCGCATCGCGTTCGTGAACAAGCTCGATCGCACGGGTGCGGACTTCGAACGCGTGGTCGCGTCGATGCGCGAGCGCCTGGGCGTGCAGGCAGTGCCTGTGCACTTGCCCATCGGCGCGGAGGCGGGCTTCGTCGGCATTGTGGATCTGCTGCGCATGCGCGCGCTGACCTGGGTGCGTGATGATGCATCTGAACCTATGCAGGAAGGAGCGGTTCCCGTCGAGATGCTGGCTGCAGCGCAGGCCGCTCGTGCGCGTCTGCTGGAGGCCGTGGTCGAGCAGGATGATGCAGCGCTTGAGGCTTGGCTGCGCGGCGAAGAGCCGTCGGTCGAGCAACTGCTGCAATGCATTCGTCTCGGTGTGCAACGACGTGCGTTCGTGCCGGTGCTTGCGGGATCGGCCTTCCGCAATCGCGGCGTTGAGACACTGCTCGATGCAGTGGTCGACTGGCTTCCCGCGCCTGGTGAACGCGAAGGCATTGCGAGCGCGAGCGTCGATGCACCGTTAGCGGCCTTGGCCTTCAAGGTGGTCGCGGACGAGCACGGCAGCATGGTCTTCGTGCGCCTGTATGCGGGCCGGTTACGTCGTGGCGACACCGTGCTCAACACCGCTACTGGGCGTATGGAGCGTGCGGCGCGTCTCTACGAGATGCATGCCGACAAGCGCATCGAGCGCGACGAGCTGGTGGCTGGCGAAATCGCTGAGGTGGTGGGTTTCAAGGACACGCTCACGGGTCAGACCCTGAGCGATCCTGCGCACCCGGTGCAGCTGGAATCCATCGTCGTGCCGGAGCCGGTGATCCATCTCGCGCTCGAACCCCGTACCAAGGCGGACCAGCAGGGCCTGTCCCGCGCGCTGCACAACATGCTGCGCGAGGACCCGAGCCTGCGACTTCGTCAGGACGAGGAATCGGGCCAGACGATTCTGTCGGGCATGGGTGAGCTGCAGCTCGAAGTGGCTGTCAACAAGCTGCGCGAGCGCTACGGCGTGGAGGTGGTGGTGGGGCGCCCGCAGGTGGCCTATCGTGAGACCATTGCCGTAGCGGCGGAGCTGTCGCATGTGCACAAGAAGCAGAGCGGCGGCCCAGGCCAGTTCGCGCAGCTCACGCTGCGCGTCGAGCCTTTGGAGCGCGGCGCTGGCGTGCAGTTTGAGAGCCGCATCGTCGGCGGCGCCATCCCGCGCGAGTTCATTCCTGCGGTGGAGGCGGGCGTTCGGCGAGCGGCCGACGCGGGGCCGATGGCGGGCTATCCGGCCGTCGATTTCCGCGCGGTGTTGCTCGATGGTGGCTTCCACGAGCGCGACTCGTCGGCGATGGTCTTCGAGCTGGCTGCGGGTCATGCGCTGCGCGATGCCTTTTTGAAGGCAAAGCCGCAACTGCTGGAGCCGGTGATGGCTGTCGAGGTGATCACGCCCGCCGAGTATCTGGGCGACGTGATCGGCGACCTGCACCGCCGCAGAGGCCAAGTGCGCGGCCATGCGCTGCGTGCGGGCGCGACGGTGGTTGATGCGCTGGTGCCGCTCAAAGAGATGTTCGGCTACATCGGTACGCTGCGCGCACTCTCATCGGGCCGCGCGCAGTATTCGATGCAGTTCGACGGCTATCAGGTAGCACCGCAGGCCGTGGCTGAAATGGCCGCTGCCTGA
- the lipA gene encoding lipoyl synthase, whose amino-acid sequence MSTPEVVREAQSAEAYNPLAKQKAAAKLSRIPIKVEQGEILKKPEWIRVKAGSPTTRFYEIKDILRENKLHTVCEEASCPNIGECFGKGTATFMIMGDKCTRRCPFCDVGHGRPDPLDKDEPLNLAKTIAQLRLKYVVITSVDRDDLRDGGSGHFVECIKNIRELSPTTQIEILVPDFRGRDDRALDILKAAPPDVMNHNLETAPRLYKEARPGSDYQFSLNLLKKFKALHPNVPTKSGIMVGLGETDEEILQVMRDMREHNIDMLTIGQYLAPSNSHLPVRRYVHPDTFKMFEEEAYKMGFSHAAVGAMVRSSYHADQQAHAAGV is encoded by the coding sequence ATGAGCACACCCGAAGTCGTACGCGAAGCGCAATCGGCAGAAGCCTACAACCCGCTGGCCAAGCAGAAGGCGGCGGCCAAACTCTCGCGCATCCCCATCAAGGTCGAGCAGGGCGAGATCCTGAAGAAGCCCGAGTGGATCCGCGTGAAAGCCGGCAGCCCCACGACGCGCTTCTACGAGATCAAAGACATCCTGCGCGAGAACAAGCTGCACACCGTCTGCGAAGAAGCCTCCTGCCCCAACATCGGCGAATGCTTCGGCAAGGGCACGGCCACGTTCATGATCATGGGTGACAAGTGCACCCGCCGCTGCCCGTTCTGCGACGTGGGTCACGGTCGTCCCGATCCACTGGACAAGGACGAGCCCCTCAACCTCGCCAAGACAATTGCGCAGCTTCGCCTCAAGTACGTGGTGATCACCAGCGTCGACCGTGATGACCTGCGCGACGGTGGCTCGGGTCACTTCGTCGAATGCATCAAGAACATCCGCGAACTCTCGCCCACCACGCAGATCGAAATCCTCGTGCCCGACTTCCGTGGCCGCGATGACCGCGCGCTCGACATCCTCAAGGCCGCGCCGCCTGACGTGATGAACCACAACCTCGAAACCGCACCGCGCCTCTACAAGGAAGCGCGCCCCGGCTCGGACTACCAGTTCTCGCTCAACCTGCTCAAGAAGTTCAAGGCACTGCACCCCAACGTGCCGACCAAGAGCGGCATCATGGTGGGCCTTGGCGAGACCGACGAAGAAATCCTGCAGGTGATGCGCGACATGCGCGAGCACAACATCGACATGCTCACCATCGGCCAGTACCTTGCGCCGTCGAACAGCCACCTGCCCGTGCGCCGCTATGTGCACCCTGACACCTTCAAGATGTTCGAGGAAGAGGCCTACAAGATGGGCTTCTCGCACGCTGCCGTCGGTGCGATGGTACGTTCGAGTTATCACGCGGACCAGCAGGCACACGCCGCCGGCGTTTGA
- a CDS encoding YbeD family protein has product MTTEATTQTPDPRKESLIEYPSKFPIKVMGDDAEGFVQAVTKIAEEFDPTFDASTIELRNSKGGKYLGVTVTITATSREQLDNIYRAFTSNPMVKVVL; this is encoded by the coding sequence ATGACGACCGAAGCCACCACCCAAACCCCCGATCCCCGCAAGGAATCCCTGATCGAATACCCATCGAAGTTCCCCATCAAGGTCATGGGTGACGACGCGGAAGGCTTCGTGCAGGCGGTGACCAAGATCGCCGAGGAGTTCGATCCCACCTTCGACGCCAGCACCATCGAATTGCGCAACAGCAAAGGCGGCAAATATCTCGGCGTGACGGTGACGATCACCGCCACCAGCCGCGAGCAGCTGGACAACATCTACCGCGCGTTCACCTCGAACCCGATGGTCAAGGTCGTGCTGTAA